A window of Colius striatus isolate bColStr4 chromosome 29, bColStr4.1.hap1, whole genome shotgun sequence contains these coding sequences:
- the NECTIN4 gene encoding nectin-4: MAPRGMRPATPFFLFLLLLLAATGRAGVVEVQRSVTAVLGQDVVLPCRYRAQEREQVEQVTWLKRGPGGRSAEVAVLNRRHGEHVQEPYAGRVLRQAPGALENGAIVLRNAVQGDEGDYECHLITFPMGSFEGHLTLKVLVPPLPILNPGPPLEEGQGRTLAASCTAEGNPVPTVRWETEVRGTNATRRSAHARSASVTSEFFLVPGRSMNGKSLTCVVAHPGLSHEKRITHLLSVAYLSDASVLGHTEEWQEGMEGATLTCLGDGNPSPTYNWTRLNAPLPAGVRVKGDTLVFQRPLAAADAGEYVCRVSNRVAAKEARANVSVRSRAADDEVRRVDLVSASVVVVGVIAVVLLCVLVIVVVVMTLYHKRKTKRISEKYEEELTLTRENSIRRLHSSHSTDTRTQLEETLQLRTESRQGSLRGDSLRGDSIRGTSICSAMSEEPEGRSYSTLSTVREIETQTEVPVVPLLPAGKEPKEEEEDGGGGGDDPIKQAMTHFVQENGMLQAKPTTNGIYINGRGHLV, translated from the exons ATGGCCCCCCGCGGGATGCGGCCCGCGActcccttcttcctcttcctcctcctcctcttagCCGCCACCG GCCGTGCCGGCGTGGTGGAGGTGCAGCGCAGCGTGACGGCGGTGCTGGGCCAGGACGTGGTGCTGCCGTGCCGGTACCGGGCGCAGGAGCGGGAGCAGGTGGAGCAGGTGACGTGGCTGAAGCGGGGCCCCGGCGGGCGCAGTGCCGAGGTGGCCGTGCTCAACCGGCGCCACGGGGAGCACGTGCAGGAGCCCTACGCCGGGCGGGTGCTGCGGCAGGCGCCGGGAGCGCTGGAGAACGGGGCCATCGTCCTGCGCAACGCCGTGCAGGGGGACGAGGGCGACTACGAGTGTCACCTCATCACCTTCCCCATGGGCAGCTTCGAGGGGCACCTCACCCTCAAGGTGCTGG TGCCACCGCTGCCCATCCTGAACCCGGGGCCGCCGCTGGAGGAGGGCCAAGGCCGGACACTGGCGGCCTCATGCACAGCAGAGGGCAACCCCGTGCCCACAGTGCGCTGGGAGACCGAGGTGCGCGGCACCAACGCCACGCGCCGCTCGGCACACGCCCGCTCTGCCTCCGTCACCAGCGAGTTCTTCCTGGTGCCTGGGCGCAGCATGAACGGCAAGAGCCTCACCTGCGTGGTGGCACATCCCGGCCTGAGCCACGAGAAGAGGATCACACACCTCCTCAGCGTCGCCT aCCTGTCAGATGCATCGGTGCTGGGGCACACGGAGGAGTGGCAGGAGGGCATGGAGGGGGCCACGCTGACCTGCCTGGGTGATGGCAACCCATCTCCCACCTACAACTGGACACG GCTGAACGCCCCGCTGCCCGCGGGCGTGCGGGTGAAGGGGGACACGCTCGTCTTCCAGCGGCCCCTCGCTGCCGCCGACGCCGGCGAATACGTGTGCCGGGTCTCCAACCGCGTGGCCGCCAAAGAGGCGCGGGCCAACGTCAGCGTCCGGAGCCGCGCGGCAG ACGATGAGGTGCGCAGGGTGGACCTGGTCTCAGCctcagtggtggtggtgggtgTCATCGCCGTCGTCCTGCTCTGCGTCCTCGTCATCGTCGTCGTCGTCATGACCCTCTACCACAAGCGCAAGACCAAGCGCATCTCTGAGAAGTA TGAGGAGGAGCTGACACTCACCCGGGAGAACTCCATCCGCCGCCTGCACTCGAGCCACAGCACCGACACACGCACacag CTGGAGGAGACGCTGCAGCTGCGCACAGAGAGCCGTCAGGGCAGCCTGCGTGGGGACAGCCTGCGTGGGGACAGCATCCGGGGCACCAGCATCTGCTCTGCCATG AGCGAGGAGCCCGAAGGTCGCAGCTACTCGACGCTCTCGACGGTGCGGGAGATCGAGACGCAGACAGAGGTGCCGGTTGTGCCGCTGCTGCCGGCGGGGAAGGAGccgaaggaggaggaggaggatggcggcggcggcggggacgACCCCATCAAACAGGCCATGACGCACTTTGTGCAGGAGAACGGGATGCTGCAGGCCAAGCCCACCACCAACGGCATCTACATCAACGGCCGCGGGCACCTGGTGTGA